A genomic segment from Rubrobacter tropicus encodes:
- a CDS encoding ISL3 family transposase produces MRLSALRARLVPGTHSRYSRTVSDLPWHGISVTLRVRARRLFCDEAPCERRIFCERLPDVAARARKTGRLEGALLAIVLELGGRAGARLAAELGLVVGRDALLRRAKSAPLQDPGKVRVLGVDDFAFRRGARYGTILVDLERRRAADLLPERSQESLVARLGRHPEVETAARDRSNIYREALAKGAPEAIQIADRWHLMHNLAQTLEEFLLRKGPALRAAASPEAAPEDRSDRSFASGPIMPNRPRNHDRKIEEAARRRHERLVRQWEDIRRLYLAGADLRHICRVLGVSARTVYRCKDLTEPPPRRSHGRRKSVIDPYVPYLLERWGEGCRNG; encoded by the coding sequence ATGCGTCTGTCCGCTCTGCGAGCGCGACTCGTCCCGGGTACACACAGTCGCTATTCACGTACGGTCTCGGACCTGCCCTGGCACGGCATCTCCGTGACGCTGCGGGTCCGCGCGCGGCGCTTGTTCTGCGACGAGGCCCCGTGCGAGAGGAGGATCTTCTGCGAGAGGCTGCCGGACGTCGCCGCCCGTGCCCGAAAGACCGGCCGTTTGGAAGGGGCGCTGCTGGCGATCGTCTTGGAACTGGGAGGCAGGGCAGGAGCCAGGCTGGCCGCGGAGCTCGGCCTCGTGGTCGGCCGAGACGCCCTGCTCCGAAGGGCGAAGAGCGCGCCGCTACAGGACCCGGGTAAGGTGCGGGTGCTGGGCGTGGACGACTTCGCGTTCCGTCGCGGCGCCCGCTACGGGACGATCCTGGTGGACCTCGAACGCCGCAGGGCGGCGGATCTGCTCCCCGAGCGATCCCAAGAAAGCCTCGTTGCCCGGTTGGGGCGGCACCCCGAGGTGGAGACCGCCGCCCGCGACCGCTCGAACATCTACCGCGAGGCCCTGGCCAAGGGCGCCCCCGAGGCCATCCAGATCGCCGACCGCTGGCACCTTATGCACAACCTGGCCCAGACGCTGGAGGAGTTCCTGCTCCGGAAGGGACCCGCGCTGCGCGCGGCTGCCTCGCCCGAGGCGGCCCCAGAAGACAGGAGCGACAGGTCCTTCGCTTCGGGACCCATCATGCCCAACCGACCGAGGAACCACGACCGCAAGATAGAAGAAGCCGCCAGGAGGCGCCACGAGCGGCTGGTCCGCCAATGGGAGGACATCCGCCGCCTTTACCTGGCAGGCGCGGACCTCCGCCACATCTGCCGGGTGCTCGGCGTAAGCGCCAGGACCGTCTACCGCTGCAAGGACCTCACGGAGCCCCCGCCGCGCAGGTCGCACGGACGCAGGAAGAGCGTCATCGACCCCTACGTGCCGTACCTCCTCGAGCGGTGGGGCGAAGGGTGCAGGAACGGCTAG
- a CDS encoding helix-turn-helix domain-containing protein, translating into MGERTRRRRVEPTDDWEQLELLCRWPEQLAYEELRPLVLFGMPVAERAAETGSSQRTLYRRVSRFRSEGMDSLFAAGGAKRRSLPPAMRRLIVDLKAEHPPMRPHEISTVCYVRFGRRPDYRTVERVLAEEPIPLRMVRRFPLYREMGEPRERRTAVVRLHAEGWNVKSIASYFGTARSTVYRAFRRWIEEGVEGLDDRPNTGGGARKTDLRAYAAVKSLQENPHLGEFRVHAALAQVGIYLSPRTCGRIFLAVNRKLYGLEKPKGPAKEKREMPFLAGRRHQWWTADVRYIQDHKLGGGTVYVISVLDNYSRAILASSVSRAQDQAAFLCVLHRAVEEHGSPEALVTDGGGIFRAKRALAVYEALGVRKEEIERRQPWQSFHEKALSCQVADVAA; encoded by the coding sequence ATGGGCGAACGGACACGCCGACGGCGCGTCGAGCCGACCGACGACTGGGAACAGCTGGAGCTACTCTGCCGTTGGCCGGAGCAGTTGGCCTACGAGGAGCTCAGGCCTCTGGTTCTGTTCGGCATGCCCGTCGCCGAACGAGCCGCGGAGACGGGTTCCTCGCAGAGGACCTTGTACCGTAGGGTTTCTCGGTTCCGGTCGGAAGGCATGGACTCGCTTTTCGCCGCGGGAGGCGCGAAGCGGCGCTCCCTGCCGCCCGCGATGCGCCGCCTTATCGTGGACCTCAAGGCCGAGCACCCGCCCATGCGCCCCCACGAGATCTCGACCGTCTGCTACGTTCGGTTCGGCAGGAGGCCGGACTACCGAACGGTCGAGCGGGTCCTCGCCGAGGAGCCGATCCCCCTGCGCATGGTCCGCCGTTTCCCGCTTTACCGCGAGATGGGTGAACCCCGCGAGAGGCGGACGGCGGTGGTGAGGCTGCACGCCGAAGGCTGGAACGTGAAGAGCATCGCCTCATACTTTGGGACCGCCCGCTCCACGGTTTACCGGGCGTTCCGGCGCTGGATAGAGGAGGGCGTGGAGGGCCTCGACGACAGGCCCAACACCGGTGGGGGCGCGAGGAAAACCGACCTGAGGGCCTATGCTGCCGTGAAGAGCCTGCAGGAGAACCCCCACCTCGGCGAGTTCCGTGTCCACGCCGCGCTGGCGCAGGTGGGCATCTACCTCAGCCCCCGCACCTGCGGCAGGATCTTCTTGGCGGTAAACCGAAAACTCTACGGCCTGGAGAAGCCTAAGGGACCGGCCAAGGAGAAGAGGGAGATGCCCTTCCTGGCCGGGAGGCGCCACCAGTGGTGGACGGCGGACGTGCGCTACATACAGGACCACAAACTGGGCGGGGGCACGGTCTACGTGATCTCCGTCCTGGACAATTACAGCAGGGCGATCCTGGCAAGCTCCGTCTCGCGTGCCCAGGACCAGGCCGCCTTCCTGTGCGTTCTCCACCGGGCCGTGGAGGAGCACGGCTCCCCGGAGGCGCTCGTCACGGACGGCGGCGGGATCTTCCGCGCCAAGAGGGCCCTCGCAGTTTACGAAGCTCTGGGCGTCCGCAAGGAGGAGATCGAGAGGCGCCAGCCTTGGCAATCGTTCCATGAGAAGGCACTATCTTGTCAAGTGGCCGACGTGGCGGCCTGA
- a CDS encoding recombinase family protein, producing the protein MEIQRRDLEVLCCKRFFEEQVSSRKADRPEFRATLKFSPEIHFVWVPR; encoded by the coding sequence ATGGAGATCCAACGCAGGGACCTCGAGGTGTTGTGCTGCAAGCGGTTCTTCGAGGAGCAGGTCTCGTCGCGTAAGGCGGACCGTCCCGAGTTCAGGGCGACGCTGAAGTTTTCTCCGGAGATCCACTTTGTATGGGTACCCCGGTAA
- a CDS encoding transposase, which yields MAGFSPTTKNVAALFVRRQEKLSEEQEGYLERLCASDQALADARRLAQDFAVMVRDLEGERLDGWLQEADRAGRRYTYPSPDWQ from the coding sequence GTGGCCGGGTTCTCCCCGACCACCAAGAACGTCGCCGCGCTGTTCGTGCGAAGGCAAGAGAAGCTCAGCGAGGAGCAGGAGGGGTACCTGGAAAGGCTGTGCGCCTCCGACCAGGCGCTCGCCGACGCCCGCAGGCTGGCGCAGGACTTCGCGGTGATGGTCCGCGACCTCGAGGGCGAGAGGCTCGACGGGTGGCTCCAAGAGGCCGACAGAGCCGGCCGACGCTACACATATCCGTCACCGGACTGGCAGTAA